The Legionella cincinnatiensis genome includes a region encoding these proteins:
- the edd gene encoding phosphogluconate dehydratase, with amino-acid sequence MHPVVAEVTERIRKRSLRSRASYLNNMEQARSKGPQRGSLHCGNLAHGFAACPKQDKTNLSGMTKANIAIVSAYNDMLSAHQPYFTYPALIKEAVSAAGGVAQFAAGVPAMCDGITQGQPGMELSLLSRDVIAMSASIGLSHNMFDGGLMLGICDKIVPGLLMAALSFGHLPFIFVPAGPMPSGIANQKKARIRQLYAEGKVDKSALLEVETASYHSPGTCTFYGTANSNQLIIEVMGLQLPGSSFIHPGTLLRDALTKLAAQQILSLTDLGQHYMPIGQMMDAKNIVNGIVALLASGGSTNHTMHLIAIASMAGYLVNWDDFAELSAVTPLIAKIYPNGYADINHFQQAGGMAYFIHTLLEAQLLHEDVHTVMGYGLHRYTQQPLLDNEQLVWVAGPSTSMDEQIITSAKTPFKTQGGLQVLSGNIGRAIIKTSGLAVEKTKIKAPAVVCASQEEFNQLFEKGALEQDCIVVVRYQGPKACGMPELHQLTPKLGVLMDKGYHVALVTDGRMSGASGKVPAAIHVTPEAIDNEVLSRIETGDIILIDAEEGILQLLITEDELMRRNKALHNAVGLYQGSGRELFASLRLQFSGAEQGACSLFQGKESCYEF; translated from the coding sequence ATGCATCCTGTTGTAGCTGAAGTTACAGAGCGTATTCGCAAACGAAGTTTGCGCAGTAGAGCTTCCTATTTAAATAATATGGAGCAAGCACGAAGCAAAGGTCCTCAACGTGGTTCGCTTCATTGTGGAAATTTAGCACATGGTTTTGCGGCTTGTCCGAAACAGGATAAGACAAACCTAAGTGGTATGACTAAAGCAAATATCGCTATTGTTTCTGCATATAACGATATGCTTTCTGCGCATCAGCCTTATTTTACTTATCCCGCTTTAATTAAAGAGGCTGTTTCTGCTGCGGGGGGGGTAGCCCAATTTGCAGCGGGTGTACCAGCAATGTGCGATGGAATTACTCAAGGACAGCCAGGAATGGAGTTGAGTTTATTAAGTCGTGATGTTATTGCTATGTCTGCATCAATTGGTTTATCTCATAATATGTTTGATGGCGGCTTAATGTTAGGGATCTGCGATAAAATTGTTCCCGGTTTATTGATGGCTGCTTTAAGTTTTGGACATTTGCCTTTTATTTTTGTTCCAGCTGGTCCTATGCCTTCAGGAATAGCAAATCAGAAAAAAGCACGTATTCGGCAGTTATATGCTGAAGGAAAAGTTGATAAAAGTGCTTTACTTGAAGTTGAAACTGCTTCGTATCATTCTCCAGGCACTTGTACTTTTTATGGCACAGCCAATTCTAACCAATTAATTATAGAGGTTATGGGACTGCAACTTCCGGGCTCATCATTTATTCATCCCGGCACCTTATTACGTGATGCATTAACTAAATTGGCTGCACAACAGATTTTGTCTTTAACTGATTTAGGCCAACATTATATGCCTATAGGTCAGATGATGGATGCAAAAAATATTGTTAATGGCATTGTCGCTTTGTTGGCTTCTGGCGGTTCTACAAATCACACCATGCATCTTATCGCTATTGCCTCAATGGCAGGCTATTTAGTAAATTGGGATGATTTTGCTGAGCTATCTGCTGTGACGCCTTTGATTGCCAAAATTTATCCCAATGGTTATGCCGACATCAATCATTTTCAGCAAGCTGGTGGTATGGCGTATTTTATTCATACTCTTTTAGAGGCCCAGTTATTGCATGAAGATGTCCATACGGTTATGGGTTACGGTCTGCACCGATATACCCAACAGCCTTTATTGGATAATGAGCAATTAGTATGGGTAGCAGGCCCTTCAACTTCAATGGATGAACAAATAATCACTTCTGCAAAAACTCCCTTTAAGACCCAAGGTGGTTTACAAGTATTAAGTGGAAATATAGGACGGGCAATTATTAAAACGTCAGGTCTTGCTGTTGAGAAAACGAAAATTAAAGCTCCAGCAGTAGTTTGTGCGAGCCAAGAAGAGTTTAATCAGCTTTTCGAAAAAGGAGCATTAGAACAAGATTGTATTGTTGTGGTACGTTACCAAGGGCCGAAAGCATGTGGTATGCCTGAGTTACATCAGTTAACTCCCAAACTTGGGGTACTTATGGATAAAGGATATCACGTTGCCTTAGTGACCGATGGACGTATGTCAGGCGCATCTGGTAAAGTCCCTGCAGCAATTCATGTTACTCCTGAGGCTATAGACAATGAAGTTCTTTCCCGGATTGAAACTGGAGATATCATTTTGATTGATGCAGAAGAAGGGATATTGCAATTATTGATCACTGAAGATGAGCTGATGCGAAGAAATAAAGCGCTACACAATGCTGTTGGGCTTTATCAAGGCAGTGGTCGTGAACTATTTGCTAGTTTAAGATTACAATTTTCAGGAGCTGAGCAGGGAGCTTGTAGTTTGTTTCAAGGAAAAGAGTCTTGTTATGAGTTTTGA